Within Amycolatopsis sp. FDAARGOS 1241, the genomic segment CTGTGCGCCGGCCTCCGGGTCGGTCTTGCACGCCACCACCACGAGGTCGGCGTGGTAGCCGTTGGTGATGAACGTCTTGGCGCCGTTGATCACGTAGTGGTCACCCTCGCGCACCGCGCGGGTCTTGATGTTCTGCAGGTCCGAACCCGTGCCCGGCTCGGTCATCGCGATGGCGCCCACGAACTCGCCGCTCGCGAGCTTCGGCAGCCACTCGCGCTTGCGCTCCTCCTGCGCGTAGGCGAGCAGGTAGTGCGCGACGATTCCGTTGTGGACGGTGACGCCCCACGCGCTGTCACCGGCACGTGCCTGCTCCTCGTAGAGCACGGCTTCGTGGGCGAACGAGCCGCCACCGCCGCCGTACTCCTCCGGGATCGAAAGCGCGAGCAGCCCGACCTCGCCCGCCTTCGTCCAGACCTCGCGGTCGAGCTTCTTCTCGGCGGCCCAGCGCTCCTGGTGCGGCACGAGTTCCTTCTGCAGGAACGACCGGGCGAGCTCCCTGAGGTCTTCGAGTTCAGTGGTGCTCCACGAGCTCTTCTGGATCTGCAACGGCACGGCGACGCCTCCTGCTGGAAAACATTACGCTTGGAAGGTAAGTTCCACGCGGAATGTACCTCCGGGGCGTCGGGTACGTAAAGCGGGAGGCGTGATGACCGAGGTTGCGGCGAAGGCGCACCGCACCCAGGCCCAGCGCCGGGAGCAGACGCGCACGGCCCTGCTCGACGCCACCGTCGAATGCCTGGTGGAGATCGGGTACGCCCGCACGTCGATGCAGGAGATCTGCGCCCGGGCGGGCGTGTCGAAAGGCGCCGTGCAGCACCACTTCGCCACGAAAGCCGAGCTGATGGCGACCGCGGTCGAGCACCTGACCACGAAGCTGCGCACGCAGCTGGCGACCTCGCTCGACGACCTGCCGGGCGGCGCGTCCGGCGTCGAGGCGGCGATCGACCTGCTGTGGACGGGGTACTCGGGCACCCTGTCCACCGCCGTGACCGAGCTGTGGGTCGCCGCGCGCACCGACCCGGAACTGCGCGCCGCCATCCGGCCCGTCGACCGCGCTCTGGGCCGCGCGACGCTGGAGCACATCAGCCAGGTGGCGGGTGAGCTGCCGAAGGAACGCGCCGAGACGCTGTTCTGGCTCACCGTCAATCTCACCCGCGGCCTCGCGCTCGACGCCGAACTGGGCGGCGACCCGAACCGGCGGCGCAAGCTGCTGCGGGAGTGGAAGCGCATCGCGGTCCTGATGTACTCCGACGCCTGACCCGGCCGGCACGCCCGTGCCGTGTCTTAGCGCGATCGCCCGGTTCGTGGTGGAATCGCGGGTAACCGCGTTAGAGCACGCGAAGGAGCCGCGATGACCAGCGTGCCGCAGTACCCGCCGCCCGCCGCCGAGCCCGGTGCGGTGTCCCGGCTGCTCGCCGGGATCCTCGGGGTGTTCGCGGCCGCGCTCGTGGTGGCGGGCACGTTCCTGCCGGCGGCGACCACCCAGGTGACGGTCGAGGGCCGCCTGGAAAGCGCGTTCTCGATCACCTCGTGGACCCGGCTCGTCGACGTGGCGCCGGCCGCGGAGCAGGAATTGTTCGCGATCAGCCACGTCGCCCGCTACGGCATCCCGCTCTCGGTCACGGCGGCCGTGCTGCTGGCCGGCGCGGTGCTCGCGTTCACCCGCGCCCGGGCCGCCGCCCGGATCACGCTGATCGCCGGCGGCGCGGGTGTCGTCGCGGCCGTGTGGACGATGAGCATGGACGTGTCGGCCTCCCTCAGCTACGAGCAGCGCACGTCGGCCGTGGTTGCCCACTACACGACCGGCACCGGCTTCTGGCTGCTGCTCGGGGGTGGCGTGGTGGCCGCGCTCGTGCTGGCGCTCGCCGCGTTCGGCGGGGCGCGGTGGCCGCGCGAGCAGGTTTTCGCTTACGCCGCACCGGGTTACGCCCCGCCGGGGTACGCCTCCCCGCCGCAGCCCTCCGCCGAGCCGCCCGAGCAGGGCTTCGTGGCGCCGGAACCCGAGGCGCCCGAGGACCGGGACGCCCCGGCGGGTCCGACGCCACCCTTCCCACCGCAGGACGTGCAGCCCGCTCCCGGCGTCGAGCCACCGGACCGCCACCGCGACGACGCCGAGATGTGAATAGGATTCACAATCGAGGTTCAGCCGGCATACCGACGGCATGGCGTACCCGTCGGTAACACCGCTTTGAACGCAGACGGCATGACCCGCACGAAACCGGCGAACCTCAGTGGCGACACGGGTCCACCCGCGAGGATCGGCGGTGTCGCGGGCGCCCCGCCGGTAGCGCGCGGCCCAGGGCGTCGCCCGCGTGACCGGCAGCGCGGACGCGGCGCCGATCCGGATGACCGCGCCGTTCACCAGGATGCCGATCACCACGCTCCCCCAGGCCACCGGCGCCGACGTGCACGGCGCGTTCGCCGCTGCCCGGGAGACCCAGCGCGAGTGGGCCGCGCGGTCCGTCGCCGAGTGCCGACGGTTCTGGTGCGGCTCCACGACCTGATCGCCAGGCCGAGGCTCTCGACCTGGTGCAGGTCGAGGCCGGCAAGGCAAGCCTCGACGCGTTCGACGAGGTGAGCGCGGCGGCGCTGGTCGCGGCGTACTACGGCAAGCACAGCGCGAAAATCCTCACGCCCGGCGCGCACCGGGCGTGATCCCGGACCTGCCGAAGGCCGGCGAACTGCGCCGCCCCAAGGGAGTCGTCGGGCTCATCTCGCCGTGGAACTACTTTTGGCGCTCACCGTGGTGGACGTCTTCCCGGCTCTGGCCGCGGGCAACGTCGTGGTGCAGAAACCCGACAACCAGGCCGCTCTCTCGGCGCTGTGGCTGCAGGAGCTCGCCGAGGAGGCCGGCCTGCCCGCCGGGCTGTGGCACGTGGTGCATGGCCGTGGTGCGGCCCTCGGCCCGGCGCTGCTCGAAGAGTGCGACTACCTCTGCTTCACCGGCGCCATCCCCACCGGCAAGGACCTCGCCGACCGGATCCCGTCGCGGCTCACCGGCTATTCGCTCGAACTCGGCGGCAAGAACCCGCTGATCATGCTGCCGGACACCGACGTCGGAAAGCCGCGACCGGAGCCGCCACCGCGTGCTTCTCCTCGGCGGGGCAGCTGCGTGTCAGCGGAGCGGATCCACGCGCACGAGAGCGTCCGGGAGGAGTTCACCCGTGCCTTCGTCGCGCACGGCCGCGCTCAAGCTCGGGGACGAGCTGACGTCACCGAGCCGGCTCGAAACCGTGTCGGCGCACATCGGGGACGCCCTGGTCAAGGGCGCCTGCGCGCTGACCGGTGGCCGCGCCCGCCCGGACCTCGGCCCGCTGTTCCACGACCCGACCGTGCTCACCGACGTCACGCCGGATGTGCTGCTGCACCTTCGGCAGCGTCGGCGTGTCGATGGGCGGAAGGATTCGGGCGTCGGCCGCCGCAACGGTGCCGAAGGGCTGCTGAATTACACCGAGGCGCCGTCGATCGCCGGCCGGCGCGGCCTGGCGCTGCGGCCGCGCGCTGCCTGCCGGGCGGCGTGTGGGCGCGGGTGATGACGTCGAGCATGAAGCTGCTGCGCCGCCTGCCACGGCGGTGATCAGCCCAGCCCGAGCAGCTCCACCGCGGTGCGGTCGAGAATCGCGCTGACGGCGTCGGCGGGCAGCCCGGCGCGTTCGACGTAGGTCACGGCCTCGACGAACCCTTCGCCCTTCTGGTAAGGGAAATCGGTGCCGAGCACCAGGCGGTCGGCACCGAGGGTGTCGGCGGCCAAGCGCAACGCCGGCCCGTGGTTGTGCCCGACGGTGTCGTAGAAGATCCGGCGCGCGGCGAGGCTCGGCTTCTCCGGGGTTTCCGGTGCCTCCCAAGGATTCTGGCGGTCGATGCGCGGGAGGATCATCGGCAGCGCACCGCCGAGGTGCGGCAGGATGATCTTCATCCGCGGGAAGCGGCTCGGCACGCCGGCGATGATCAGATGCATGACTGCGACGGTGTCCTCGATCGGCGCGCCGATCTGCCAGGTCAGGTTCCGGCCGATCAGCGGGGACTCGGCGCCGAGGCCGGCGGGGTGCACGAACAGGACGCTGCCGCGGCGGTCGAGTTCTTCGTAGACGGGCAGGAACGCCGGGTCGCCGAGCGAGCGGCCGAGCACCGACGTGGTGATGGCAGCGCCGAGGAAGTCCAGGTCGTCGAGCGCGCGGGTGAGCTCCGCGAGCGCCGCGTCGGGGTGTGGGAGCGGGAGCGAAGCGAACGCGCGGAACCGGTCGGGGTGCAGGCGGGCGAGCTCGGCGTATTCGTCGTTCACCCAGCGCGCGGCCTCGATGGCCGCCTGCTCGTCTTCGAAGTACGGCGGCGCCGGGGTGGTCGAGAGCACCTGCAGGTCGATGCCTGCCGCCGTCATCTGCTCGAACCGCGCGTCGAGCTCCGCCGTGGTGCGGTCCGCGCCGAGCCCGCGCTGGCCGGCGGCCTTCGTATTGCCCAGCCGGGTCAGCAGCTGCAGGTACGCCTCGCTCCACAGGTGAGCGTGCACGTCGACGCGCATCCGGGTACCTCCGAAGTGGCCGGCAAGCGATTGACGTGATCAGTCAACCACTTCGCGGGCCCGCGCGTCAGCCGCCGGCGGCCGGCGTGGTCAGCAGCCCGCGGTCGTACGCGATGGCGACGGCCTCCGCGCGCCGGCTGGCGCCGAGCTTGGCCATGACGCGGGAGAGGTGGACACTCACCGTCTTCTCGCTGATGTAGAGCTCGTCCCCGACCTGGCGGTTGGTACGGCCGAGGGCGACACGTTCGAGGACATCGCGTTCGCGGTCGGTGAGGGGGTTCGCCGCGACGGGGGCGGCGGCCGGGGACACGCCGGGGAGGTCCACGCGGGCACGATGGGCCAGGTCGCGAACCGCGTCGCGCAGAGGCAGGGCACCGAGCGAAGACGCGACGGAGTGGGCGGACTGCAGGGTGTCCACCGCGGGCAGCCCGCGCGCCAGCAGAGCCTGGGCTTCGAAGTAGCGGCACATGGCTTGTTCGTACAGCGCGCCGTAGCCGAAGGCCGTGGCGGCGGCCGCCCACAGAGCGGGGTCGGCGGGACCGCTCACCCCGGACGCGGCGGCTTCCAGCCGGGCGAGCCACGCGTGCCCCTCCGGGCCCAGCGTGCCCGAGCGCGGGGTGCCGTCGATCGCGCAGCGGCGCCCGTGCTCCAGCAGGCGCCGACCGACGGACACCATTTCGTCGGCCGTCTGCTGATCACCGCGCAGGCGGGCGTCGGCGGCGCGCGCCGCGACGGACGCCATGCCCAGCGCGGCGATCCGGATCCCGCCGAGCAGCCAGGGCTCGATCTTCTCCAGCCACGCGATCAGCTCTTCGGTCACGCGCACGGCCTCGAAGTGGTCGGCGCGCCAGAACGCCAGCTCGACGGCGGCGTCGCCCGCCGACAGCGCGATCTGGATGTCGGCCTGCCACTGCTGGCGCAGCCCCGGCAGGAGCCGCCCGGCGTCGTCGAAGCGGCCACGGGCCACGAGGAACAGCGCCCAGTTCGCGAGGATCCGCGCGGCCACCGCGCTCGACACGCCCCGCCCGGCCCGGCCGGCCGCGTCCTCCGCGGGCCAGTCGCCGGTGAGGTACCTCAGGTAGAGCTGCCGTGCCCGCAGCTCGAGCCCGTACGAGCTCCACGTGAGCCCCGACTCCTCCGCCCGCGCGACCCCGCGCGTGGCGTGGGCCAGCGCTTCGGTCATCTCGGCCTGGTCGTCGTAGCTCAAGGCGAGGAAGTACATGCCGCGCAGCTCGACGTTCAGTGCTTCGGCGTCGCGCGCCTTGCGGATGGCCTGGCGCAGCCGCTCACGTGCGGCCGCGGCGTCGCCCGCCGAATCGGCCAGCGTGCCGAGCGTGATCAGCGCCGACGCCTCGGCCCCGACCGCGCCCACGGCCCGCGCGTCGGACACCGCGGTGAGCGCGCTGTCGAGTGCCTCCCCCGGCTGGTCGATCGCCCGCAGCACGCCGGCGCGGGTGGCAAGCACCCACGCGCGCACCGGGCTCGGCTCCGTGTCCTTGACCAGCTCGTATGCCCGGTCGACGGCCTCCGTCGCCTCTTCCAGCGTGCCTTCCAGCGAAAGGAGGGCCTCCCCCAGCCGCCGCCACACCCGCGCGGCGCGGTCGAGCGGTGTGTCGGTGGCCAGCGCCTCGGTGGCGGACCGCGCGTACGCGACCGCCCGCTCCGGCTCGCCCGACGTGCCGGCGAAGTAGGACGCCTCGTGCAGCAGCTTCAGCTCGTCGACGCCTTCGGGCCGGTCCGCGACGGGCACGGCGTCCCAAATGGACAGTGCTTGCTCGGCGTGCCGCAGCGCGGCCCCGGGCGCGCCCAGCTTCTCCGCCTCGTCCATCGCGCTCAGCAAAGCGGGCAGCGCCGTGACGTAGTCGCGGCTCTCGAGGCTGTGGAACGCCAGCTTGGCGTCCTGCCCTCGTCCCTGCGGTATCGCGCGGATCCGGGCCGCGTACGCCGCGTGCATCCGCGTGCGCTCCCCCGGCAACAGGTCACCGTAGACGGCTTCCTGCAGCAAGGCGTGGCGGAAGACGTAGAACCCGTCTTCGATCACGAGCACGTGGTGCTGCACGGCCTCGCGCAGCGCCTCGTCGAGTTCCAGCTCGCCGAGGGCCGCGACCTCCGCGAGCGCCGCGTGCGACACCGGTTCGTTCGCCACCGAGATCACACGCAGGACGCGCCGCGTCTCCGCCGGGAAGCGCTCCAGCCGGGCGAGCAGCACCTCGGCGAGCCCGGCGGGCAGGTCGCGGCAGTCGGCGTTCGTCGCGAGCAGCTCTTCGACGAAGAAGGGGTTGCCCTCCGAGCGCGCGACGATGTCCGCGACCACGTCGGGCGGCAGCGGCTCGTCGGCCAGCGCCTCGACGAACGCCCGCGCGTCGGCGGGCCCGAACGGCCGCAGCTCGATCTGCTCGACCGTTGCCAGCCGCACGAGCTCCGACAGCAGGCCGCGCAGCGGGTGACGCCGGTGCACGTCCTCCTCGCGGTAGCTGCCCACGATCAGCAGCCGCTGCGCGCGCAACCTGCTGACCAGGAAGGACAGCAGGTTGCGCGTGGACGGATCGGCCCAGTGCAGGTCCTCGATCAGGATCACCACCGGCCGCGACTCGGCGACCTCGGTCAGCACCCCCAGTACAGCGTCGAACAACTGGAGCTGACCGAGGTCCTGTTCCGGTCGCGGCCGGCGCGCGGCTTCCCGCTCGCCACCCGACACCTGGCCGTGTTCCCCCGGCGCCGTCGGAGCCGGCTCCCCGCTCTGTGGCAGCAGCCGCGCGAGTGCCGGCCGGGACCGCACCGCCGCGGCGACGGCCGGGTCCCCCGACGAGGCCAGCGGGGCCAGTGCCTCCGCGAACGGCAGGTAGGGCAGGCCACCGTCGCGCACGTCGATGCAGCGGCCCGTGAGCACCAGCGCGCCGCCGGCCCCGACGTGCTCACCGAGCGCGGTGAGCAGCCGCGTCTTGCCGACACCCGCGTCGCCCGCGATCAGCACCGCCCCCGCCTCACGCCGCTCCGCCCGCGAGAAGGCAGCACGCAGCCGCCGCATCTCGTGGGTGCGGGCGACCAGCGGGATTCCGGAGCCTAAGCGGGGCACGAGGTGCATTCTGTCCTACCCCACCGACAGTTCCGCCATGGTTTTCACCGAGAGCGTGTTCGCAGCCGAGAGCGGCACGCCGTCACCGCGCGAGGTGCCCGGCGCGCGAGGCGATCGGCTCCGCCGTGCGGTGTTCCTGCACCGGTACGTCGATGTTGGTCAGCCGGTGGGTCCGCAGCCAGCGGACGGGCCGGCTCTGCTTCGTCATCCGCGCGTCGCGCCCGGCCTTCCGCAGCTGCTCCGCGCGGTAGGCGACCTCGGCGCTCATCGCGTCCAGGAGCTGATAACTCATCGCTTCGATCCCCATCTCCGAGTTGCCTTCTTCGGTGACACTCAGAGTCGTCCTGAGGGGGCGGCGCGGGCATCGGGTGATCACCCAGACCTGGACGCCAGACGACCCCTTACCCCAGACACCGACCAGCGACGAGCAGGTCGGCGGGGTAAGGGGTCGCCGGGTGGACCGTCAGTCGCGCACCGGGCCGCCGGCGCGCACCGCCGCCAGCAGCCCCCGCCAACCCGACGCGGGGAGGCGGACAGCACCCCCTTCGGGGTCTTTCGAGTCGCGCACCGCGGCGCCACCGCCGACGAAGGCGATCTCGACGCAGTCGTTGCCGCCACCGCTGAAGCTGCTCTTGCGCCAGGTGGCCCGGGAAAGATCCGCGTCTGGCATCGTGTTCCCCACTTTCCTCACTGTGTCCTCGGTTCCAGGTGGTGCACTGCGGCCGGCACGGCAGCCTGTTCGGCGAACCGGCCGGCCGCCTCGGTGATCAAGTCGACCGAGTCGTCCGGTTTCAGCGCGGCAGCGCGCAGGTGGTCGAACATCAGCGCGTAGCGCCGGACGTCTTCGGGTTGCTCGAGGTACAGGCCGCTGGACGTGCTGTCGTCGACGTAGACGACGTCGGGGTCGGCCTGCTCGGGGAAACCCATGATGAGGAACGGGCCCTCCATGCCGGGGTGGGCACCGGCGGAGAAGGGCACGACCTGGATGGTCACGTTCGGCTTCTCGGCGACCGCGGCCATGCGGAAGAGCTGCTCGGCCATCACCTCGGCGCTGTCGACCACCCGGTGCAGCACGGCCTCGTCGACCACGGCCCAGTACTCGGGCGGCGGGGTGTCGCTCAGCAGCTCCTGGCGGGCCATGCGCGCGGCCACGCGACGCCGGATCTCGGCGTCCTCGGCGTCGGGCCGCAGCGCACGGATCACGGCGTGGGCGTAGCGCTCGGTCTGCAGCAGCCCGGGTACGAGCAGCGCCTGGAACGCGCGCAGCGAGCTCGCGTCGGCCTCGAGCCCCACGAACGTGCCGGTGAACACCTCGTTGTACGCGTGCCACCAGCCGCGCTTGCGTGCCTCGCGGGCCAGCTGGACGAGCGCCTCCTGCTCGTCGCCGGTGATCCCGTAGAGCGCGAGCATGTCCCGGGCGTCGCGCGGGGTGACCCCGACGTGCCCGGTCTCGATGCGGCTGACCTTCGACGCGGAGCACTCGAGCTTCTCGCCCACCTCGTCGATCGTCAGGTCGGCGGCTTCCCGGAGCCGCCGCAGCTCGCTCGCGAGCCTCCGGCGGCGAACGGTGGGTCCCTGGCCTCTCGCCACGACAGCACCTCCGGATCGTCTTCCGCGTTGCGCGCACCGTCTGCCACCACTGCCCGCACCGCATATCTAACCAGCCGTCCGACTAGTCAGTGGGGTATTAACACCGCGGAATTCCCGCCGTCGAGGCAGGTCTCCGCCCTGCAATTTGCAGATTGCGCTTGTACTCTGACATCGGTGAACCGGAACCGGTCACGCCGTGCCGGTCGCACCGGCCGTCATGATCGGCCTGGGTTCCTGAGCAGCGTAGACGACGGCCAGCCGGAAACAGACACCGAGTGCGCGGGCGTTTCCGGCAGAAGGTGTCCGGGGCCGCCCCCCGACCGGTCCCGGGCACCTTCACCCTCGGTTGTCACGGCTTGTCGGCGCTTGCCGTGCACACCGTGACGATTACCCGGCAACGCATTTCGCTTTTCGCGCCACCCGGAAGTGTGGTTGATTCTGCGAACGCCACTCGGTGACACACCCTCAGTAGAACGAGCTGCGACCGTCCTCACAGAACGCGCAGCAGGCCCTCCTGGACGACGGTCGCGATGTGCGTGCCGTCCTGCGCGAAGAACCGGCCCGTGGCCAGGCCGCGCGCGCCCGAGGCGCTCGGCGACGTGCTGTCGTAGAGGAACCACTCGTCGGCGCGGAAGGGCCGGTGGAACCACAACGCGTGGTCCAGGCTCGCGCCGAGGACCTTGTCGACATCCCAGTAGACGCCGTGGCGCGCGAGAATCGAGTCGAGCAGCGTCATGTCCGAGGCGTAGGTGAGCACGCAGACGTGCAGCAGCTGGTCGTCCGGCAGCGAACCGTCGGCCCGCATCCACACGCGGTTGCGCTCCGGCCGCGCGCCGGTAGAGCGCGTGATCCACGGCGGCTCGCCCACGTAGCGCACGTCGATCGGGCGCGGTCGTTCGGTGAAGCGCAGGCCGAAGCCGGCCGTGCGCTCCTGGAACGTCGGCAGGGTCTCCGGGGCCGGCACGTCGGGCATCGGCTCGCCGTGGTCGAGGCCGTCCTCGTCGCGCTGGAACGACGCCGACAGCGCGAAGATCGCCTTGCCGTGCTGGATGGCGGTGACGCGGCGCGTGGTGAACGAGCGGCCGTCGCGGATGCGGTCGACCTCGTAGAGGATCGGCGCGCGCGGGTCGCCGCCGCGGATGAAGTAGGCGTGCAGCGAGTGCACGCGGCGGTCCTCGGGCACCGTGCGCCCCGCGGCCACCAGCGCCTGCCCGGCGACCTGGCCGCCGAACACGCGGACGGGCGAGTGCGCGGGCGAGACCCCGCGGTAGAAGTCCTCCTCCACCTTCTCCAGGTCGAGGAGGTCGACGAGCCGGTCGAGGACCACCTGTCCGCCGCCGCCGGCTTCGTCTAGCCCGGCGGCGGCGTTCCTGGCGATCTCGGTCATGACCGAACCCTATTCGGTCCGCCTGAATTTCGTCCGTTACGCGTGGTCGTCTTCACCGAGCCGGTGCACGTGGATCAGGTTCGTCGACCCGACGGTTCCCGGCGGGGACCCGGCCACGATCACCACGAGGTCGCCGCGCTGGTACTTGCCCATCGCGAGCATCGCCTGGTCGACCTGGTGGATCATCTGGTCGGTGGAGGCCACCTCCGGCACGATCGTCGTGACCGTGCCCCAGGTCAGCGACAGCTGGCTGCGCACGCTCTCCTCCGGCGTGAACGCCATCAGCGGGAGCCGTGTGTGCAGGCGCGCCAGGCGGCGCACGGTGTCACCGGACTGGGTGAACGCGACCAGTGCCTTGGCGTTGAGCCGCTCGCCGATGTCGCGGGCGGCGTAAGAGATCACGCCGCGCTTGGTGCGCGGGACGTGGGTGAGCGGCGGGACGACCGGCGAATCGGTCTCGACCGCCTCGACGATGCGGCCCATCGTCTGCACCGTCTCGATCGGGTAGCGCCCGACGCTGGTCTCGCCCGAGAGCATCACGGCGTCGGTGCCGTCGAGCACCGCGTTCGCGACGTCCGAGGCCTCGGCGCGGGTCGGCCGGGAGTTGTTGATCATCGATTCGAGCATCTGCGTCGCGACGATGACCGGCTTGGCGTTCTCGCGGCAGATCTGGATGGCGCGCTTCTGCACCAGCGGCACCTGCTCGAGCGGCAGTTCGACACCGAGGTCGCCGCGGGCGACCATCACCGCGTCGAAGGCCAGCACGATGGCCTCGAGGTTGTAGACCGCCTCGGGCTTCTCGATCTTCGCGACCACCGGCAGCCGGCCCTTGCCGACGCGGTCCATGACCTGGTGCACGAGGTCGATGTCGGCCGGCGAGCGCACAAAGGACAGCGCGACGAAGTCGACGCCCAGGTGCAGCGCGAACTCGAGGTCCTCGATGTCCTTGTCGCTCAGCGCGGGCACGGACACGTCCATGCCCGGCAGCGACACACCCTTGTTGTTGCTGACCGGGCCGCCCTCGGTGACCTCGCAGATCACGTCGGGGCCCTCGACGGACTTGACCACGAGGCCGACCTTGCCGTCGTCGACCAGCAGGCGGTCGCCGGGCTTCGCGTCCTTCGCGAGGCCCTTGTAGGTCGTCGACACGCGGTCGTGCGTACCGACAACCTCCTCGACGGTGATGCGGACTTCGTCGCCCGTGTGCCACTCGGCGGAGCCGCTGGCGAAGGTGCCGAGGCGGATCTTCGGCCCCTGCAGGTCGGCCAGGATGCCGACCGACCGGCCACTCTCCGCCGCAGCGGCCCGAACCAGGTCGTAGACCTGCTTGTGGTCGCTGTGGCTTCCGTGGCTGAAGTTCATCCTCGCGACGTCCATCCCGGCGTCGACGAGTGCCCGCATCTTCTCCGGCGTGGAGGTGGCGGGCCCCAGCGTACAAACGATCTTCGCGCGTCGGCTCACGTTCGCACAGGGTAGTCCTTCCCGCCACTCACGTCTGTACCGATACCGAAAGTTCAGGGGAAGTGTTCGGAAACCATTCAGATCCCTAACCTCCGAAGGTATGACGGTGGTTCGCCGGCTCATGATCTTGATCGCGACGTTCGCCCTGGTCGGGGCGTGCTCTTCGGCTGCCGAACCGCCGTGGCGCTCCGTTGACCTGCCGGTTTCCGGTACGCGCGTACTGGGATTCGTCCGCACGTCATCGGGAATCGTTATGACCGGTTCCACGCCGGCACCCGGTGGCCGGGCGCCCGGGGCGTGGCTCGCGGGCCCGTCGTGGACCCCGCTCCCGCTGCACGCGTCGACCGGGTACGGCCGGCAGGCGGAGCTGACGCTGCCGGCCGCCGCCGGGTCCCGGCTGCTCGCCCTGGGCTCCGCGTTCGGCGGCGCCCACGCCAACCCGCGCCCGTCGATCTGGACCGGCTCCGGCGCCGGGCTCACCGAGCACGAACAGCCGGTCGAGCTACTGGGCGGGGAACGCGCGGTGACGACGTCGGCCTCCGCGGCGAGCGCCGGGGGCTACCTGCTGACCGGCCAGTGGGACCACCGCACCGGCGGCGTCGGCGCGGCCGCGTGGACCTCTCGCGACGGCGTGTCGTGGACGCTCGCCGAGGACCCGGCCCTGCTCAGCACCCCGGCCGGCCAGACGCGCATCCTCGCGGCCGCCGGCTTCGGCCCCGGCTACGTCGCGGTGGGCGACGTCCGCGCCGGCCTCACCGTGCGGCCGGTGGCGTGGACGTCGGCTTCCGGCTCGACGTGGACACGCGTCGACCTGCCTTCCCCGGCCGGCTCGGCGGCCGCCTGGCGCGTGATGTGCTCGGCCTCCTGCACGGCCGTCGGCGCGACGAGCGAGCAGCGCCTGGCGTGCTGGCAGTCGGGTCCGTCGTGGACGGCGTTCGCCGGCGGCCCGGTGATCCCGCCCGCGCAACTGCTCGAGGTGACGGGCCTGACGCAGGACTCGACGGGCCACCTCGACGTCACGGTCGAGGTGGCCGGCCGCCCGCGGCTCTGGCGCGTCGGGCCTCAGTGCGACGGCTTCGCGGAACTCCCGCTGCCCGAACCCGCCGCGTCCCTCACCGCCATCGCCGACGGCCCTGGTCTCCTCCTGGCCACGACGACGGGC encodes:
- the pyk gene encoding pyruvate kinase, which codes for MSRRAKIVCTLGPATSTPEKMRALVDAGMDVARMNFSHGSHSDHKQVYDLVRAAAAESGRSVGILADLQGPKIRLGTFASGSAEWHTGDEVRITVEEVVGTHDRVSTTYKGLAKDAKPGDRLLVDDGKVGLVVKSVEGPDVICEVTEGGPVSNNKGVSLPGMDVSVPALSDKDIEDLEFALHLGVDFVALSFVRSPADIDLVHQVMDRVGKGRLPVVAKIEKPEAVYNLEAIVLAFDAVMVARGDLGVELPLEQVPLVQKRAIQICRENAKPVIVATQMLESMINNSRPTRAEASDVANAVLDGTDAVMLSGETSVGRYPIETVQTMGRIVEAVETDSPVVPPLTHVPRTKRGVISYAARDIGERLNAKALVAFTQSGDTVRRLARLHTRLPLMAFTPEESVRSQLSLTWGTVTTIVPEVASTDQMIHQVDQAMLAMGKYQRGDLVVIVAGSPPGTVGSTNLIHVHRLGEDDHA